One segment of Poecile atricapillus isolate bPoeAtr1 chromosome 5, bPoeAtr1.hap1, whole genome shotgun sequence DNA contains the following:
- the ACKR3 gene encoding atypical chemokine receptor 3, producing MSALDLTSILDFLETANLTEINWTCNNGECITVDATTCSGTLNKSALLYTLSFFYIFIFVIGLVANSVVVWVNLQAKMTGYETHLYIFNLAIADLCVVITLPVWVVSLVQHNQWHMGEITCKITHLIFSINLYSSIFFLACMSMDRYLSVAYFTSSSSRKKKIIRRCICVLVWLLAFSASLPDTYYLKTVSSNNETYCRPIYPEESFKEWLIGMELISVVLGFLIPFPIITVFYFLLAKSISTSSDQERKSNGKIIFSYVVVFLVCWLPYHVAVLLDIFYSLHFIPFSCQMENFLYATLHITQCFSLVHCCVNPILYSFINRNYRYELMKAFIFKYSAKTGLTKLIDASRVSEAEYSALEQNAK from the coding sequence ATGAGCGCGCTTGACTTGACTTCcatcctggatttcctggagaCGGCCAACTTGACGGAGATCAACTGGACGTGCAACAATGGCGAGTGCATCACGGTGGATGCGACAACATGCTCCGGCACGCTCAACAAGAGCGCCCTGCTCTACACCCTGTCCTTCTTCTACATCTTCATCTTCGTCATAGGCCTGGTGGCCAACTCAGTGGTGGTGTGGGTCAACCTCCAGGCCAAAATGACCGGCTATGAAACCCACCTGTACATCTTCAACCTGGCCATCGCCGACCTGTGCGTCGTGATCACCCTTCCTGTGTGGGTCGTCTCGCTCGTCCAGCACAACCAGTGGCACATGGGGGAAATCACGTGCAAGATAACTCACCTGATATTTTCCATCAACTTGTAcagcagcatcttcttcctGGCATGCATGAGCATGGACCGCTACCTCTCGGTTGCCTATTtcaccagctccagcagccgCAAGAAGAAGATCATCCGCCGCTGCATCTGCGTCCTGGTGTGGCTCCTGGCCTTCTCCGCGTCCCTCCCGGACACCTATTACCTCAAGACGGTCTCTTCCAACAACGAGACCTACTGCAGGCCCATTTACCCCGAAGAGAGCTTCAAGGAGTGGTTGATTGGCATGGAGCTCATCTCCGTGGTGCTGGGCTTCCTCATCCCCTTTCCCATCATCACCGTGTTTTATTTCCTCCTGGCCAAGAGCATCTCCACCTCCAGCGACCAGGAGCGGAAGAGCAACGGGAAGATCATCTTCTCCTACGTGGTGGTGTTCCTGGTGTGCTGGCTGCCCTACCACGTGGCCGTGCTGCTGGACATCTTCTACAGCCTTCATTTCATCCCCTTCAGCTGCCAGATGGAGAACTTCCTCTACGCCACCCTCCACATCACCCAGTGTTTCTCCCTCGTGCACTGCTGTGTCAACCCCATCCTGTACAGCTTCATCAACCGCAACTACAGATACGAGCTCATGAAAGCCTTTATTTTCAAGTACTCTGCCAAAACTGGCCTCACTAAACTCATCGACGCCTCCAGAGTGTCAGAAGCAGAATACTCAGCTCTGGAGCAAAATGCCAAATGA